From one Nitrospira sp. MA-1 genomic stretch:
- a CDS encoding energy transducer TonB → MVFTLLSPPVPRTFRIPYLFVLACLLCLPSHLQATESSAQPEVETFPELTVTDSRIHTDYSWLADSLGHRVTEFNRYPNDARRNGWEGKVLLRVTIGAEGQLRDVIVQDSSGYEPLDQAAQEAVRLACPLPLQHKIHRPEVAITLPVVYRLSH, encoded by the coding sequence ATGGTCTTCACGCTTCTCTCTCCACCAGTACCAAGAACCTTTCGCATCCCATACCTCTTCGTTTTGGCATGTCTTCTGTGTCTACCTTCGCATCTCCAGGCAACGGAATCTTCCGCTCAGCCTGAGGTCGAAACATTCCCGGAATTAACCGTCACAGACTCACGCATTCATACCGACTATAGCTGGCTGGCCGATTCTCTTGGCCATCGGGTGACCGAATTCAATCGCTATCCAAACGACGCCCGGCGCAACGGATGGGAAGGAAAAGTCCTGCTGCGAGTGACGATTGGAGCGGAGGGCCAGCTCAGAGACGTCATCGTCCAGGATAGCTCAGGCTACGAACCCTTGGACCAGGCCGCGCAGGAAGCGGTGCGGCTGGCCTGCCCGCTCCCCTTACAACACAAGATCCACCGACCAGAAGTCGCCATCACTCTTCCGGTCGTTTATCGCCTATCTCACTAG
- a CDS encoding PepSY-associated TM helix domain-containing protein, with product MRTKGEGRDRDARNRRRTFWLKIHRYLGLIPGAVFAIIGLTGSILAFWPELEVWLHPDLWKVNPQEEQIEFRPLDEIVAAANTAIPSDGTPYALVFPRMPDTAFMVSYSRPAPNPEQLEWHQVFIDPQTAQIKGQHLRLDLERPWRGTFFDFVLRVHSTLALGARGSTVVGVLALLLLVSLLSGLILWWPSFGQLSGAFTIKRGAGRIRRVYDLHKTLGLYTSVLLVVALSSGLYLVFPDFGRNLIGMSSAITLVPEDLASRPLPGEQPIGFDRAAAIANGYYADGRFQWIFFPQGQEGFYRIVKKGPHERTDILPARALWIDQYRGQILHTYDPEQFTAGDTFERWLFPLHSGEAFGLPGRIGIMILGLVPTVLFVTGLMRWKHKRKKRGAPNRLRTSSTKQNFYSQTRI from the coding sequence TTGCGTACTAAAGGAGAAGGCCGGGATCGAGACGCTCGAAACAGGCGCCGCACCTTCTGGCTCAAGATCCATAGATATCTCGGGTTGATTCCAGGAGCGGTCTTCGCGATCATCGGCTTAACCGGAAGTATACTGGCGTTTTGGCCAGAACTTGAGGTGTGGCTGCATCCTGATCTTTGGAAAGTCAACCCGCAAGAGGAACAGATCGAATTCCGTCCCTTGGACGAGATCGTAGCGGCAGCCAACACGGCGATTCCATCTGATGGCACCCCCTATGCGCTGGTGTTTCCACGAATGCCTGATACGGCATTCATGGTGAGCTACAGCCGCCCGGCACCTAATCCTGAACAATTGGAGTGGCATCAAGTCTTCATTGACCCACAGACGGCACAAATCAAAGGACAACATTTACGGCTTGATTTGGAGCGGCCATGGCGCGGAACGTTTTTTGATTTCGTCCTCCGTGTACATAGTACCCTCGCCCTGGGGGCGAGGGGTTCAACGGTCGTGGGAGTGCTGGCTCTCCTCTTGTTGGTTTCTCTCTTGTCCGGGCTGATCCTATGGTGGCCGTCTTTCGGTCAATTGAGCGGAGCCTTTACCATAAAACGCGGAGCCGGGCGTATCCGACGTGTCTACGATCTGCATAAAACACTCGGCCTTTATACGTCGGTGCTGTTGGTAGTAGCCCTCTCTTCCGGCCTCTATCTCGTGTTTCCCGACTTTGGAAGGAACCTGATCGGCATGTCCTCTGCCATCACGCTTGTCCCAGAAGACCTGGCGTCCAGACCTTTGCCTGGTGAACAACCCATCGGCTTTGATCGGGCAGCGGCCATCGCCAATGGATATTACGCCGATGGACGGTTTCAGTGGATCTTCTTTCCCCAGGGACAGGAAGGATTCTATCGAATCGTGAAAAAGGGGCCCCATGAGCGCACCGATATCCTCCCGGCTCGGGCACTCTGGATTGACCAATACAGGGGGCAGATTCTCCACACCTATGACCCCGAACAATTCACCGCAGGTGATACATTCGAGCGATGGCTCTTTCCTCTTCACAGTGGAGAAGCCTTCGGTCTTCCTGGCCGGATCGGCATTATGATCCTGGGGTTGGTACCCACGGTCCTCTTTGTTACCGGCCTGATGCGCTGGAAGCACAAACGGAAAAAGCGTGGCGCTCCTAACAGGCTTCGCACTTCCTCCACAAAGCAAAACTTCTATAGCCAAACAAGGATCTAA
- a CDS encoding TonB-dependent siderophore receptor: MSSAGSSRVTTRMPTCSRSLTRVVYIVATLFCLTELTACMGPAKPVPPTQNQAEQSLPSTKTAEGPKPLDPAPAPVPEPRIPLLPFPPIGSGQAMGDQDKVEVPVVEAKPVHVTAQRESYNVERATSATKTDTSIMETPISIQVIPQAVLQDQQAIQIEDAVKNVSGVFPGFTFGGFGEEFIIRGFNTNFNNYRDGFRLSADRLPLANIERIEVVKGAAANLYGRIEPGGMINLVTKRPQAESMYSLNQQFGSYNEYRTTADATGRLTTDGTLLYRFNLEYLNKDSFRDYGFTKRIFVAPSLTWKMTPRTQLDLDFNYLNQDTREDHGIVAVGNRPASIPRSRYLGEPTTDKSNTGFYNSTATLTHAIHENWKVRARFNYARRDVVDPQTSGGSLDEQTGELQRFFYKGNATGNTYMGTVDLTGRFDTAGIEHNVLVGWDYYGGFTEVKSTSLAANPINIYNPQYDPTDLAGVKNNFFIDQRTQWNGLYFQDQITLFDKLHILGGGRYDWATQELGLAFGADQSVADATYNINKATNNRFNPRAGIVYQPWQWLSLYGNYVQALGSANLAFDASGNILDPQYAEQYEAGFKTAFFNDRLTSTVAFYHLTKENLPVQVPGQPFSEAVGEARSQGVEVDIAGRITEGLSIITTYAYTDAEIMKGDNKGNRLWNVPKHAGSVWLTYNMQQEPLRGLTVGGGLFAQGKRQGDNQNSYQLPSFARVDALMKYQIPITMARMTLQLNVNNLLDQKYYGGTLGDRFSINVGAPRTFIGSIRIAY; the protein is encoded by the coding sequence ATGAGTTCAGCCGGATCCTCTCGGGTCACCACTCGAATGCCCACATGTTCCCGTTCCCTCACGAGGGTCGTATATATTGTCGCGACGCTCTTCTGCCTCACCGAGTTGACTGCCTGCATGGGACCGGCCAAGCCGGTGCCACCCACACAGAATCAAGCGGAACAGTCACTTCCATCAACCAAAACGGCCGAGGGACCCAAGCCACTTGATCCGGCTCCGGCTCCCGTCCCCGAACCACGCATCCCTCTTCTACCATTCCCCCCGATCGGCTCGGGCCAAGCGATGGGAGACCAGGACAAGGTAGAGGTGCCGGTGGTGGAAGCCAAACCGGTTCATGTCACGGCGCAACGCGAGTCCTATAACGTGGAGCGTGCGACGAGCGCGACCAAAACCGATACCTCGATCATGGAGACGCCCATTTCTATCCAAGTGATCCCGCAGGCCGTGCTTCAGGATCAACAGGCCATTCAGATCGAGGATGCCGTCAAAAATGTCAGTGGGGTATTTCCCGGATTTACGTTCGGTGGTTTTGGCGAAGAATTTATCATTCGCGGATTCAATACAAATTTCAACAACTATCGAGACGGGTTTCGATTATCGGCTGATCGACTCCCGCTGGCCAATATCGAACGCATCGAAGTTGTCAAAGGCGCCGCAGCAAATCTTTATGGCCGGATAGAACCCGGCGGCATGATTAATCTGGTCACCAAACGGCCTCAAGCCGAATCCATGTATTCGTTGAATCAGCAATTCGGCTCGTACAACGAATATCGAACCACCGCCGACGCCACCGGCCGACTGACGACCGATGGGACATTGCTCTATCGATTCAACCTGGAGTACCTGAATAAAGATTCCTTTCGCGATTACGGCTTTACCAAGCGGATCTTTGTCGCGCCTTCGCTGACCTGGAAAATGACTCCACGCACCCAATTGGATCTAGATTTTAATTATCTCAACCAAGATACCCGTGAAGATCACGGAATCGTGGCCGTGGGTAACCGCCCCGCCTCCATTCCCAGATCACGGTATCTTGGCGAACCGACGACCGATAAGAGCAACACCGGGTTCTACAACTCGACCGCCACGTTGACTCATGCCATTCACGAGAATTGGAAAGTCCGTGCCCGGTTTAACTACGCTCGCAGAGACGTCGTAGACCCGCAGACATCGGGAGGAAGCCTGGATGAGCAGACGGGTGAATTACAACGATTCTTTTATAAAGGCAATGCGACTGGAAATACCTATATGGGTACCGTCGATCTCACCGGACGATTTGATACAGCCGGCATCGAGCATAATGTATTGGTGGGATGGGATTATTACGGGGGGTTTACGGAAGTGAAGTCCACATCCCTGGCTGCCAACCCCATCAATATTTACAATCCACAATACGATCCGACAGATTTAGCCGGAGTCAAAAACAATTTTTTTATCGACCAACGGACACAATGGAACGGTCTGTATTTTCAGGACCAGATCACGCTGTTCGATAAACTCCATATTCTGGGTGGCGGGCGCTATGATTGGGCCACGCAAGAATTGGGATTGGCCTTCGGTGCCGATCAATCCGTTGCTGATGCGACATATAACATTAACAAAGCCACAAACAATCGGTTTAACCCTCGCGCGGGAATCGTTTATCAACCTTGGCAGTGGTTGTCGCTGTATGGCAATTATGTCCAGGCCCTGGGTAGTGCGAATCTGGCGTTCGATGCGTCGGGCAACATACTCGACCCGCAATATGCCGAACAGTATGAGGCGGGATTCAAAACAGCATTTTTCAACGATCGGTTGACCAGCACTGTGGCGTTTTACCATCTGACCAAGGAGAATCTGCCGGTCCAGGTACCCGGCCAACCGTTTTCCGAGGCTGTGGGAGAAGCGCGCAGTCAAGGGGTTGAAGTGGACATCGCCGGAAGAATTACCGAGGGGTTGAGTATCATCACCACCTATGCATACACCGATGCCGAGATCATGAAAGGGGACAACAAGGGGAACCGGCTCTGGAATGTGCCCAAGCATGCCGGGAGTGTCTGGCTTACATACAATATGCAGCAGGAGCCTCTGCGTGGATTAACAGTGGGTGGCGGCCTTTTTGCCCAGGGTAAGCGACAAGGAGACAATCAGAATAGTTATCAACTACCCAGCTTTGCCCGAGTCGACGCGTTAATGAAATACCAGATCCCGATTACGATGGCCCGGATGACCCTTCAGTTGAATGTCAATAATCTCCTAGATCAAAAGTATTACGGGGGAACCTTGGGGGATCGTTTTTCCATTAATGTCGGAGCCCCACGCACATTCATCGGGTCAATCAGAATTGCGTACTAA
- a CDS encoding vitamin K epoxide reductase family protein, whose translation MAKSKRQKHSVDTEAPRKTSNTPASLHSGSKTLIDLLLIILAGAGLMLTAYLTYTASFEVHPAFCSEGSGCDIVQSSRWATFLGIPMALWGFVTYMVIAGLVWSGRGQSGSGSALIYVAMSGFAVSAYLTIVSVMEIEATCPYCLTSFAIITTILGLALIQRPPNWTKSLKEAVVVGLLIVGGLHLHYGGWFDPAAGPEDPQLQALAIHLNDTGAKFYGAYWCPRCQEQKATFLSSAKRLPYVECSSGGRGSGLTAPCFKADIKTYPTWIIGERRLTGLKTPQELARASGFDWQE comes from the coding sequence ATGGCAAAATCAAAAAGACAAAAACACTCAGTCGACACCGAAGCTCCAAGAAAGACATCGAACACTCCGGCTTCCCTGCACTCAGGTTCGAAAACCCTAATCGATCTTCTCCTCATCATCCTGGCCGGTGCCGGACTGATGTTAACCGCCTACCTGACCTATACGGCATCATTCGAGGTTCACCCGGCATTTTGCAGCGAGGGTTCGGGCTGTGACATTGTGCAGAGCAGCCGATGGGCTACATTTCTGGGAATTCCCATGGCCTTGTGGGGTTTCGTGACCTATATGGTAATCGCGGGGTTGGTGTGGTCCGGCCGCGGCCAGTCCGGTAGCGGATCGGCGTTGATTTACGTGGCCATGAGTGGATTCGCGGTTAGCGCCTACCTGACCATCGTCTCGGTCATGGAGATCGAAGCCACCTGTCCCTATTGCCTGACTTCATTTGCCATCATCACGACCATACTGGGTCTCGCTCTCATTCAACGTCCTCCCAATTGGACGAAGTCGTTGAAAGAGGCAGTCGTGGTTGGACTACTCATCGTTGGCGGGCTCCACCTGCACTATGGAGGTTGGTTTGACCCGGCGGCAGGCCCTGAAGATCCGCAACTGCAGGCACTCGCCATCCATCTCAATGACACCGGCGCCAAGTTTTATGGCGCCTATTGGTGCCCTCGTTGCCAGGAACAGAAAGCCACATTTCTCTCATCAGCTAAACGGCTCCCATATGTGGAATGCAGTTCGGGCGGAAGAGGAAGCGGTCTCACCGCCCCCTGCTTCAAGGCCGACATCAAAACATACCCAACCTGGATTATTGGAGAACGACGGTTAACCGGACTCAAGACCCCACAGGAATTGGCACGAGCCTCCGGATTCGATTGGCAGGAGTAA
- a CDS encoding cytochrome P460 family protein — protein sequence MQRMSIAFPALVVLVCSFFTMPLAVQSDAMPKDGELAFPSDYTSFPVFLSGVQKPDAVRDLYVNPISARNQPGQAFTNGSILVMAIYNAKKNVKGTLEKGADGNLVKAELAKVFVMQKGAGWGKGAPENLKNGDWIYSAFNANGDRLEVDYTTCRGCHLPLGESKDFVHRYDEYFEKRMHATH from the coding sequence ATGCAAAGAATGAGTATCGCGTTTCCGGCCTTGGTGGTTCTAGTCTGTTCTTTTTTCACCATGCCTCTTGCGGTTCAATCTGACGCCATGCCGAAAGACGGTGAGCTGGCATTTCCTTCAGACTATACATCCTTCCCCGTCTTTTTATCAGGGGTCCAAAAGCCCGATGCGGTCCGTGACCTGTACGTCAACCCGATTAGTGCCAGAAACCAACCAGGTCAAGCCTTCACCAACGGATCCATATTGGTGATGGCAATCTACAACGCCAAGAAAAATGTCAAAGGAACTTTGGAAAAAGGAGCAGACGGAAATTTGGTGAAAGCCGAATTGGCCAAGGTTTTTGTCATGCAAAAAGGAGCAGGATGGGGAAAAGGCGCTCCGGAGAATCTCAAAAACGGCGACTGGATTTACTCAGCGTTTAATGCCAATGGCGATCGCTTGGAGGTCGATTATACGACCTGCCGGGGGTGCCATTTACCCCTTGGTGAATCCAAAGATTTTGTGCACCGGTATGATGAATATTTTGAGAAACGAATGCATGCGACTCATTAA
- a CDS encoding helix-turn-helix domain-containing protein: MNKQLLRVGEAAQTLNVSRWTIYRWVEEDRLKATKIGKGSLRIFRDSIDALIQQNRKNHWDFAITECQ, from the coding sequence ATGAACAAACAACTTTTACGTGTCGGTGAAGCGGCTCAAACCTTGAATGTCAGCCGATGGACCATCTATCGGTGGGTCGAAGAAGATCGTCTGAAAGCGACGAAAATTGGAAAAGGCAGCTTACGAATATTTCGGGATTCCATCGATGCGCTGATTCAACAAAATCGCAAAAACCATTGGGATTTTGCCATCACGGAATGTCAATGA
- a CDS encoding biopolymer transporter ExbD, translating into MRLPAATQKKARIEIIPMIDTMFFLLVFFMIATLSMTIQHGMPVNLPTADSSTDKVPEQISLTLTHEGMLYYNKDRIGLPELEVRLATLRQTDSDPSVVINADEQVSHGQVIKVMDIIRLAGISNMAIATKPNSES; encoded by the coding sequence ATGAGACTACCTGCCGCCACACAGAAAAAGGCCCGCATCGAGATCATTCCGATGATCGACACGATGTTCTTTCTCCTGGTGTTCTTTATGATCGCCACGCTGTCCATGACCATTCAACATGGGATGCCGGTCAATTTGCCGACGGCCGACTCCTCAACGGATAAAGTTCCTGAGCAAATCTCTCTCACGCTGACCCATGAAGGAATGCTGTACTACAATAAGGACCGCATTGGACTACCGGAACTGGAAGTCCGCCTGGCAACCCTTCGGCAAACCGACTCGGACCCTTCAGTCGTCATTAACGCCGATGAACAGGTTTCCCATGGCCAGGTCATAAAAGTGATGGACATCATTCGATTGGCCGGCATTTCCAACATGGCAATTGCCACAAAACCCAATTCGGAATCTTAA
- a CDS encoding TonB-dependent receptor, whose translation MIDLKYLKIKNMQLALQFCAAISFLLIEPSLGIAEEIIETLPTVTVEAKRIENIDVVKEELARRPSSTILIEEKEIEESRAFNLTDVLQFAPGVRFQSRFGADEGQFQIRGTSLRNNFHHRGINILINGIYFGDADGFSDFESIDLMAYERIEVYKGSNALRYGANTLGGAINFVPRTGYNASLYQARGLAGSFGLYSGQVSSGQVTKPFKVGTMDTTADYYISASGNHQDGFQDNSQQARGRLNANFGFQIGDHQEVRAYILGAEVSEALPGSITQAQLDSDRRQANTLGGINPFSCGPNQACKWGRYYSYIRVGAAYRNEFASHQFFEIIPYYSYQYVDHPIFQTIVQDNYNVGGEIRYVNSHPIFGHENKFLIGNQPRYGDTNQRRFVNNLGKRGIQTQNLTLETTNLSTYLEDQFNVTDDFLVIAGGRWEYSIRQGRNQLYSPFTGDLNTSDTGVRHFNALIPKMGFVYQTTGTSQIYGNVSRGYEPPINVELTSSINPDGTVPTTPFINLDAQRAWQFEIGTRGSTADNRYTWDLTFYNLEMQKEILTFNINNQPTYQNAKGTRHTGIEAGGSMVVANGLLVQGPKNQSDTISVRTAYTWSLFKFTDDVYGGGDNGTQKFLVAKDGNRVPGAPEHQLAGEVRYDHPAGFFIAPNFEWVLAGYYVNSENTAKNSAYFLVNLKAGYNYSKNLSFFAEGRNLSDQTYAGAVVVNDSLGRYFNPGQGISGFGGIEWKF comes from the coding sequence ATGATCGACCTAAAGTACTTGAAAATCAAAAACATGCAACTAGCCTTGCAGTTTTGCGCGGCAATTAGCTTTCTCCTAATCGAGCCCTCTCTGGGTATAGCTGAAGAAATAATTGAAACACTTCCAACTGTGACAGTAGAAGCCAAACGAATCGAAAACATCGATGTAGTCAAGGAAGAACTCGCTCGCCGGCCCAGCAGCACCATCCTGATCGAGGAAAAAGAAATCGAGGAATCCCGTGCGTTCAATTTAACCGACGTCCTTCAATTCGCTCCAGGCGTGCGATTCCAATCCCGATTCGGTGCCGACGAAGGACAATTCCAAATCCGGGGGACTTCCCTCAGGAACAACTTTCATCATCGTGGTATTAATATTCTCATCAACGGGATCTATTTCGGCGATGCGGACGGATTCTCCGATTTTGAATCCATCGACTTGATGGCCTATGAGCGTATCGAGGTGTATAAAGGGTCCAACGCCCTCCGGTATGGAGCCAATACCCTGGGAGGAGCCATCAATTTTGTGCCCCGCACGGGCTACAACGCCTCCCTCTACCAAGCGCGTGGATTGGCTGGGAGTTTCGGACTCTATTCAGGACAGGTCTCCAGCGGCCAGGTCACCAAACCCTTTAAGGTCGGCACCATGGACACCACCGCCGATTACTATATCAGCGCTTCGGGCAATCATCAGGACGGCTTTCAGGATAACAGCCAGCAGGCACGCGGACGGTTAAATGCCAACTTCGGATTTCAGATCGGCGATCACCAGGAAGTGCGCGCCTATATCCTGGGAGCCGAGGTGTCAGAAGCACTCCCAGGGTCGATTACCCAAGCGCAATTGGATTCCGATCGAAGGCAGGCTAACACCTTGGGGGGAATCAATCCGTTTTCCTGCGGGCCAAACCAGGCCTGCAAATGGGGACGGTACTATAGTTATATCCGGGTCGGGGCCGCCTATCGCAATGAATTCGCATCCCACCAGTTTTTTGAGATTATCCCCTATTATTCCTACCAATACGTAGATCATCCTATTTTCCAAACGATCGTCCAGGATAACTATAATGTGGGAGGGGAAATTCGATACGTCAATTCACATCCCATTTTCGGACATGAGAACAAGTTCCTCATCGGCAATCAACCACGATACGGAGACACCAATCAACGGCGTTTTGTCAACAATTTGGGCAAACGCGGAATACAGACCCAAAACCTCACGTTGGAGACGACCAATCTCAGCACCTACCTGGAAGACCAATTCAACGTAACCGATGATTTCCTTGTCATTGCAGGCGGACGCTGGGAATACAGCATCCGGCAGGGCAGGAACCAACTCTACAGTCCCTTTACGGGAGATTTAAATACCAGCGATACCGGCGTACGTCATTTCAATGCTCTTATCCCAAAGATGGGGTTCGTGTACCAAACCACCGGGACCTCGCAAATTTACGGAAACGTCAGCCGTGGGTACGAACCCCCCATCAATGTCGAATTGACCTCATCGATCAACCCGGACGGCACGGTCCCCACCACCCCCTTCATCAACCTGGATGCGCAACGGGCCTGGCAGTTTGAAATTGGCACACGAGGCTCCACAGCGGATAACCGCTATACCTGGGACCTCACCTTCTATAACCTGGAAATGCAAAAGGAAATCCTGACGTTTAATATCAATAACCAACCGACCTATCAAAATGCCAAAGGGACGCGACACACAGGCATTGAAGCAGGAGGCAGTATGGTGGTAGCCAACGGATTGCTGGTTCAGGGCCCTAAAAACCAAAGCGACACGATCTCCGTTCGTACCGCCTATACCTGGTCCTTATTTAAATTCACCGATGATGTGTACGGCGGAGGAGACAATGGAACTCAAAAATTTTTGGTGGCCAAGGACGGCAACCGGGTTCCCGGGGCGCCCGAGCACCAGCTTGCCGGGGAGGTACGCTATGACCATCCGGCCGGATTTTTTATCGCCCCGAATTTCGAATGGGTCCTCGCCGGATATTACGTAAACAGCGAAAATACCGCCAAGAACTCGGCCTATTTCCTCGTCAATCTGAAGGCGGGCTATAATTACAGTAAGAACCTGTCCTTTTTCGCAGAAGGACGAAATCTGTCCGATCAAACTTATGCGGGTGCTGTCGTGGTCAATGACAGTCTGGGCCGATACTTCAATCCCGGTCAGGGGATCAGCGGGTTTGGTGGAATCGAATGGAAGTTTTAA
- a CDS encoding amidohydrolase family protein, with protein MIIQGERKWIQSQQTPYTLLSLTILLLISGLGLMGCSIPTHSPPTTNIESFDNRKTAKTYEFINGQWFDGQGFTRDTWYAVDGSLTRLRPKVVEQTIDLKGGFVVPPFGEAHTHNVEGAWNIDQVINHYVRDGIFYVKNTTDIPEFVEQIDGKLNTPETIDAIFAHAGLTGKRGHPIALYEDILRTHRYEPVIGKREKGWFNGRAYFALSSLKDVETYWPAIMATKPDFIKLYLADSKHFEHGTRSATHGFRSGLNPQLIEPIVTRAHQQNLRVSAHIETVDDFRTAIKNHVDEIAHLPGWFLPSPDQESAVRLTQEDAQLAATHRTVIATTTVAEHFHPAGHHTKTDANPHSPANSQEHQPPPVKNVLEVAKRIQMENLKLLHQAGVTIAIGSDHAETSLAEALHLHHMGIFDNLTLLKMWSETTPQTIFPSRKIGRLDEGYEASFLVLQGNPLEDFEQVQNIILRMKQGSPLSWSETHHTDATAKHAH; from the coding sequence ATGATTATTCAGGGCGAAAGAAAATGGATTCAGAGTCAACAGACACCATACACCCTGTTGTCTTTGACCATCCTGTTACTCATTAGTGGACTGGGATTGATGGGATGTAGCATTCCCACTCATTCCCCACCAACCACCAATATCGAATCTTTCGACAACCGGAAGACTGCCAAAACCTATGAATTTATCAATGGCCAATGGTTTGATGGACAAGGCTTCACCAGGGATACCTGGTATGCGGTCGATGGCTCACTTACCCGCCTCCGGCCCAAGGTTGTTGAACAGACCATTGACCTGAAAGGCGGGTTTGTCGTGCCACCGTTTGGCGAAGCCCACACCCACAACGTCGAAGGTGCCTGGAACATCGATCAGGTCATCAATCATTATGTCCGGGATGGTATTTTTTATGTAAAAAATACCACCGACATTCCCGAGTTTGTTGAGCAAATCGACGGAAAACTCAACACACCGGAGACCATTGATGCGATCTTTGCCCATGCCGGTCTGACCGGGAAACGCGGTCATCCCATTGCTCTATACGAAGACATACTTCGCACCCATCGTTATGAACCGGTCATTGGCAAACGTGAAAAAGGATGGTTCAACGGGCGAGCTTACTTTGCTCTTTCCTCTCTGAAGGATGTGGAAACCTACTGGCCGGCCATCATGGCGACCAAGCCGGATTTCATTAAGCTCTATCTTGCCGACTCGAAACATTTTGAACACGGCACCCGCTCCGCCACTCATGGGTTTCGGAGCGGCCTGAATCCGCAGCTTATCGAGCCGATTGTCACGCGTGCGCACCAGCAAAACCTGCGTGTTTCCGCACATATTGAAACAGTTGATGACTTTCGAACGGCCATCAAGAATCATGTGGATGAGATCGCCCATCTCCCAGGGTGGTTCCTTCCTTCGCCCGACCAAGAGTCAGCCGTGCGATTAACTCAAGAAGATGCCCAACTGGCGGCCACACACCGGACCGTGATTGCCACGACGACCGTCGCCGAGCACTTTCACCCGGCAGGACATCATACCAAGACGGACGCGAATCCCCACTCTCCTGCAAATTCCCAAGAGCACCAACCGCCACCCGTGAAAAATGTCCTTGAGGTCGCCAAGAGAATTCAGATGGAAAACCTCAAGTTACTGCATCAGGCCGGGGTCACCATTGCCATCGGAAGCGACCATGCGGAAACTTCCCTGGCGGAAGCACTTCACCTTCATCACATGGGAATTTTTGACAATCTGACCTTACTGAAAATGTGGAGTGAGACCACTCCTCAAACTATTTTTCCTTCAAGGAAAATTGGACGATTGGACGAGGGATATGAAGCCAGTTTTCTTGTTTTACAGGGCAATCCGCTTGAAGACTTCGAACAGGTTCAAAACATTATCCTTCGTATGAAGCAAGGGTCACCTCTGTCATGGAGCGAAACTCACCATACAGATGCCACAGCCAAACATGCGCATTAA
- a CDS encoding MotA/TolQ/ExbB proton channel family protein, producing MIQLLMGGGWMMIPILGCSLLALTVSIERGFQFRSLRFSRLADRMIKLVEQGKWTDALALAEQRQSPTLRVLAAGIFHRDQQPDKAMEAAGIGELARLKRGLSVLDTIITLGPLLGLLGTIIGMIDSFDIMSESGLGNPHAVTGGVAEALICTAAGIGVAVITLIPYNFFLSMVERETERIEQYATKLQSFLGHS from the coding sequence ATGATTCAATTACTGATGGGTGGCGGATGGATGATGATCCCCATCCTGGGCTGCTCATTATTAGCTCTGACCGTCAGCATCGAACGTGGATTCCAATTCCGATCGTTGCGCTTCAGCCGCCTGGCGGACCGGATGATCAAACTGGTTGAACAGGGAAAATGGACGGATGCGCTGGCATTAGCCGAACAACGCCAGAGCCCCACACTCCGCGTGCTTGCGGCAGGCATATTTCATCGAGACCAACAACCGGACAAAGCCATGGAAGCAGCTGGAATCGGCGAGCTGGCCCGATTAAAGCGGGGATTATCCGTTCTGGATACGATCATTACGTTGGGTCCCTTACTGGGACTGCTAGGAACCATTATTGGAATGATCGATTCCTTCGACATCATGTCCGAATCAGGACTAGGAAATCCCCACGCGGTCACAGGTGGTGTGGCTGAAGCACTCATTTGCACCGCTGCAGGAATTGGGGTTGCCGTCATCACGCTCATTCCCTACAACTTTTTCCTTTCCATGGTCGAACGGGAAACCGAGCGCATTGAACAATATGCCACCAAACTTCAGTCGTTCCTGGGACATTCCTAA